In Pyrus communis chromosome 1, drPyrComm1.1, whole genome shotgun sequence, the following are encoded in one genomic region:
- the LOC137709940 gene encoding F-box/kelch-repeat protein At3g06240-like, translating into MKMGQDMLVKILLTLPPKTLMRFKCVSKWWSALINNAGFLSKHLSNSANNNLTTLHVFLARLVVQRQHEEEEEEEETTKKEETEEVLSFLEFFKDDDNTDDEHSNSCSLVGVQDIIIPQSLIQNIGVPEQQFRIQGHCNGIVLLSSESGLVLCNPGIGEFNRIPDEPCLPMWPLDQPDDYDRQEHMETGFHTGFGYDPMSNEYKVVTFTTYFQEVDEDCRTFLSRHKAVVYTMGCDFWEEINTDSLETETTLFWPEDFQMSFKGMCYWLGIEQDKELCPFDGVGHRFHANGKLIISFDTSREVFHGIPLPSELQQFVRSNHLYLKLTVWNESVAFFALSVDHRRYPEPYEMWVMDDDFKGAWTKHLTIEGTDDQIRRSGPVALWGDEWLMVDSDGHVVFFNLCTKKLKHIPIETEDKDSIIVYVNSIVSVMGRSHKLKSIENTCSDKDEDAMVVVDGKRESCRRLYSYSVWAIPPADVSHRIKKVMEGLQAEFGGPEIEPHIPILGSIQMMSREDALNKFRFAPMDDIVAKVDRVVTKNYYHQCVSLLMDRELFENAQRWSYHFGFYNSSMPYLSLLYGKLTEEERKKAGEIVNILDESITSLTFPITHFALYEIDYDDRSLKSWTKIAEIGR; encoded by the exons ATGAAAATGGGACAAGATATGTTGGTGAAAATCCTACTAACTCTGCCTCCCAAAACTCTGATGCGATTCAAATGTGTCTCTAAATGGTGGTCTGCTCTCATCAACAATGCGGGTTTTCTGTCAAAGCACCTCTCCAACTCCGCGAACAACAATCTCACCACTCTCCACGTCTTTTTGGCGCGATTAGTAGTGCAGCGGCagcatgaggaggaggaggaggaggaggagaccaCTAAGAAGGAGGAGACTGAAGAAGTATTATCATTTCTTGAGTTTTTCAAAGACGATGATAATACTGATGACGAGCATAGCAATAGCTGCTCTCTTGTTGGTGTCCAGGACATCATTATTCCTCAATCTTTGATTCAAAATATCGGAGTGCCGGAACAACAATTTCGTATCCAAGGCCACTGCAATGGCATTGTTTTACTATCTAGTGAGAGTGGCCTAGTTTTATGCAATCCCGGAATTGGGGAATTCAATCGTATTCCCGATGAGCCATGCCTTCCAATGTGGCCCTTGGACCAGCCGGATGATTACGATCGGCAAGAACATATGGAAACTGGTTTTCATACTGGATTTGGCTATGATCCCATGTCTAATGAGTACAAAGTTgtgacctttactacttatttTCAAGAGGTAGATGAAGACTGCCGGACATTTCTTAGTCGGCACAAGGCAGTAGTATACACCATGGGTTGTGATTTTTGGGAAGAGATCAACACAGATTCTTTAGAAACCGAAACTACTTTGTTTTGGCCTGAGGATTTCCAGATGTCCTTCAAGGGAATGTGTTATTGGCTGGGAATTGAGCAAGATAAGGAATTATGTCCATTTGACGGAGTTGGGCATCGATTCCATGCGAATGGGAAATTGATCATTTCCTTCGATACAAGTCGTGAGGTATTTCACGGTATACCCTTACCATCTGAGCTCCAACAGTTTGTGCGGTCGAATCACCTCTATTTGAAGCTTACTGTTTGGAATGAATCAGTTGCTTTTTTTGCCCTTAGTGTGGACCATCGTCGATATCCTGAACCTTATGAAATGTGGGTGATGGATGATGACTTTAAGGGTGCTTGGACAAAACACTTGACCATTGAGGGCACAGATGATCAGATACGTAGGTCTGGACCTGTGGCGTTGTGGGGCGATGAGTGGCTTATGGTTGACAGTGATGGACACGTAGTTTTCTTTAATCTTTGTACCAAAAAGCTTAAGCATATTCCCATTGAAACAGAAGATAAAGATAGTATTATTGTTTATGTGAATAGCATAGTTTCGGTCATGGGACGCAGCCACAAGCTTAAGAGCATAGAGAATACTTGCTCAGATAAAGATGAAGATGCGATGGTGGTGGTAGACGGGAAGAGGGAAAGTTGCCGGAGGTTGTACTCGTATTCGGTTTGGGCCATTCCACCGGCTGATGTTTCCCATAGAATCAAGAAGGTGATGGAGGGCCTCCAGGCAGAGTTTGGTGGGCCGGAGATCGAACCTCACATCCCCATCCTGGGATCCATCCAGATGATGAGTCGTGAGGATGCCCTTAACAAGTTTAGATTTGCTCCTATGGATGACATCGTTGCTAAAGTTGATCGGGTGGTTACTAAGAATTACTATCACCAGTGTGTTTCATTATTGATGGATCGAGAG TTGTTTGAAAATGCCCAACGTTGGAGCTACCATTTCGGTTTCTACAACA GTTCTATGCCATATTTGAGTCTCCTCTACGGGAAGTTGAcggaagaagaaaggaaaaaagctGGAGAAATTGTTAATATTCTCGACGAGAGCATTACTAGCTTGACCTTCCCCATAACTCACTTTGCATTGTATGAAATAGACTACGATGACAGATCTCTGAAATCTTGGACCAAGATTGCTGAAATCGGTCGTTAG